The following are encoded together in the Sebaldella sp. S0638 genome:
- a CDS encoding glycoside hydrolase family 10 protein — MKSKIILLISLFIFCTGFSAVKPAANTKKTETAAAKPRKEFRAVWVASVANIDWPSKKGLSAEQQKREYLNILDNLKRWNMNAVVVQVKPTGDAFYPSKYSPWSEYLTGKQGVDPGYDPLKFMVDEAHKRGIEFHAWFNPYRLSMNSDRSRLSRDNIVFKKPEWIVEYGGKLYLNPGVPDVDDYVVDSIMEVVKNYDIDAVHMDDYFYPYKVKNQEYPDESTYRQYGGKFYSKNDWRRDNVNKLVEKLSAEIKKSKPNVKFGISPFGVWRNKSTDPERGSDTRAGVQNYDDLYADILLWVDKGWIDYVAPQIYWNQGFNLAEYNTLVKWWSDVVAGSKTDLYIGQAAYKVKEWKNSDELINQIYFNRDFSNVKGSIFFSYKSLLDNPKEVTFNLVEGPYNSEYILK, encoded by the coding sequence ATGAAATCAAAAATAATACTGTTAATCAGTTTGTTTATATTTTGCACAGGTTTTTCAGCTGTAAAACCGGCAGCAAATACTAAGAAAACAGAAACGGCAGCTGCAAAGCCGAGAAAAGAATTTAGAGCAGTGTGGGTAGCAAGTGTGGCAAATATAGACTGGCCCTCGAAAAAAGGACTTAGTGCAGAACAGCAGAAAAGAGAGTATCTGAATATATTAGATAATCTGAAAAGATGGAACATGAATGCAGTTGTAGTTCAGGTGAAACCTACAGGAGATGCTTTTTATCCGTCAAAATACAGTCCGTGGTCAGAATATCTTACAGGAAAACAGGGAGTAGATCCCGGATATGACCCGTTGAAATTTATGGTAGATGAAGCACATAAACGTGGAATAGAATTTCATGCATGGTTCAATCCGTACAGATTATCAATGAACAGCGACAGAAGCAGACTGTCAAGAGATAACATCGTATTCAAAAAACCAGAATGGATAGTAGAATACGGAGGAAAACTTTATCTTAACCCGGGTGTTCCCGATGTAGATGATTATGTAGTGGATAGTATTATGGAAGTAGTAAAGAACTATGACATAGATGCTGTGCATATGGACGATTATTTTTATCCTTATAAGGTGAAGAATCAGGAGTATCCTGATGAAAGCACATACAGACAGTACGGCGGTAAGTTTTACAGCAAAAATGACTGGAGAAGAGATAACGTTAATAAACTTGTAGAAAAATTATCAGCAGAAATAAAAAAGTCAAAGCCTAATGTGAAGTTTGGAATAAGTCCTTTCGGAGTATGGAGAAATAAAAGTACTGATCCTGAGAGAGGTTCTGACACAAGAGCCGGAGTTCAGAATTATGATGACTTATATGCAGATATACTATTATGGGTAGATAAAGGCTGGATAGATTATGTGGCACCTCAGATATACTGGAATCAGGGATTTAATCTTGCAGAATATAATACTCTTGTAAAATGGTGGAGTGATGTTGTGGCAGGATCAAAAACTGACCTGTACATAGGGCAGGCAGCTTATAAGGTAAAAGAATGGAAAAATTCAGATGAGCTGATAAACCAGATTTATTTTAACAGAGATTTTTCAAATGTAAAGGGAAGTATATTCTTTAGTTATAAATCTCTTTTAGATAATCCTAAAGAGGTAACTTTTAATTTGGTAGAAGGACCGTATAATTCAGAATATATTTTAAAATAA
- a CDS encoding YheT family hydrolase: MKTYKPNFLFKLGDVNTVYPTFFRNVKVDYERERIELKDGDFLDIDRIKNGNKKVAVLCHGLEGSSNSNYIRAAASFLSKNGFDITAVNYRSCSGELNRLPKFYHAGATDDLKEVINHIEPEYNEVYLVGYSLGANLILKYMGVDAGRDKKLKAGVAISCPLDLYDSSFTLNKRRNYVYRMKFILSFRKKIKEKHKLMPNKINIDGIDKMTDFNEMDNKYTAKLNGFKDAEDYYKKESAINFLPDIKIPALIINAKDDPILSNKCYPKHLKKINENLNILYPKYGGHVGFAKFNKDYYWTDYKVLDFFRRAG, translated from the coding sequence ATGAAAACATATAAACCTAACTTTTTATTTAAATTAGGGGATGTAAATACTGTATATCCGACTTTTTTCAGAAATGTAAAAGTGGACTATGAGAGAGAAAGAATTGAGCTGAAAGACGGCGATTTTCTGGATATAGACAGAATAAAAAACGGAAATAAAAAAGTGGCAGTTTTATGCCACGGGCTTGAAGGTTCCTCAAACAGTAACTATATCAGAGCTGCTGCGAGCTTTTTGAGCAAAAACGGATTTGATATAACTGCTGTAAATTACAGATCGTGCAGCGGGGAATTAAACAGACTCCCTAAGTTTTATCATGCAGGGGCAACTGATGATTTGAAAGAGGTAATAAATCATATAGAGCCTGAATATAATGAGGTGTATCTGGTGGGATACAGTCTGGGAGCAAATCTGATACTCAAATATATGGGTGTAGATGCCGGCAGAGACAAAAAGCTAAAGGCCGGTGTGGCTATTTCCTGTCCGCTGGATCTTTATGATTCTTCATTCACTCTTAATAAAAGAAGAAACTATGTGTACAGAATGAAATTTATTTTGAGTTTCAGAAAAAAGATAAAGGAAAAACATAAGCTGATGCCGAATAAGATCAATATTGACGGAATAGATAAGATGACTGACTTCAATGAAATGGACAATAAATATACTGCAAAATTAAACGGGTTTAAGGATGCGGAAGATTATTACAAAAAAGAAAGTGCAATAAATTTTCTTCCTGATATAAAGATTCCGGCTTTGATAATAAATGCAAAAGATGATCCAATATTGTCAAATAAATGTTATCCGAAACATTTAAAAAAAATAAATGAAAATTTAAATATACTTTATCCAAAATATGGAGGACATGTTGGTTTTGCCAAATTTAATAAAGACTATTACTGGACTGATTATAAGGTTTTGGATTTTTTTAGACGTGCAGGCTAA
- a CDS encoding endonuclease/exonuclease/phosphatase family protein, with the protein MKFILYNIRYGTGKYLHQPLKHIRGYLGKSVEQTDKIGDFLKKYKPDVVGLVEVDLGSYRTRRKNQATFLGKQLGHYGIYEHKYSQNSSLMKVPVLRRQGNAFLSGLQVEGQKFHYFNNGMKKLVIELETKDFSIFLIHLALGAKTRLKQIVELYEVIDSCTKPFIIAGDFNLFWGEEEIELFLRALNLKNANVKNIPTYPSWKPKKVLDFIIYSEGIKINDFKVLDVRLSDHLPLYVDFETI; encoded by the coding sequence ATGAAATTTATTTTATATAATATCCGGTATGGAACAGGAAAATACTTACACCAGCCTTTAAAACACATAAGGGGTTATTTGGGCAAGTCAGTAGAACAGACTGATAAAATCGGGGATTTTTTAAAGAAATACAAGCCTGATGTAGTAGGACTTGTAGAGGTCGACCTTGGTTCTTACAGAACAAGAAGGAAAAATCAGGCAACATTTTTGGGAAAACAGCTGGGTCATTATGGGATTTATGAACATAAATACTCCCAGAATTCCAGTCTTATGAAAGTTCCTGTCTTGAGAAGACAGGGAAATGCATTCTTATCAGGCCTTCAGGTAGAAGGGCAGAAATTTCATTATTTTAATAATGGAATGAAAAAACTGGTAATAGAACTGGAAACAAAAGATTTTTCCATATTTCTGATACACCTTGCACTGGGAGCAAAAACACGGCTAAAGCAGATAGTGGAACTGTATGAAGTAATAGATTCATGTACAAAACCGTTTATTATAGCCGGTGATTTTAATTTATTCTGGGGTGAGGAAGAGATAGAGTTATTTCTGAGAGCATTAAACCTGAAAAATGCAAATGTAAAGAATATTCCCACATATCCAAGCTGGAAACCAAAAAAAGTACTAGATTTTATCATATATTCCGAAGGGATAAAAATTAATGATTTTAAAGTACTGGATGTGAGACTCTCGGATCATCTGCCGCTGTATGTGGACTTTGAAACAATTTAG
- a CDS encoding DUF5713 family protein, protein MKKFDENYIYLKDMYNDSYFPKFLVDKVRDEIIKVVEYLEEEGHKTEEIQEKFDNMTIAINDLQEEFDENDSEIETGARESIGETVDYILKYFDIDIDTETAIGERDW, encoded by the coding sequence ATGAAAAAATTCGACGAAAATTATATCTATTTGAAAGATATGTATAATGACAGTTATTTCCCGAAGTTTTTAGTCGATAAAGTAAGGGATGAGATAATAAAAGTAGTGGAATATCTTGAGGAAGAAGGGCATAAAACAGAGGAGATACAGGAAAAATTTGATAATATGACTATAGCAATAAATGACCTTCAGGAAGAATTCGATGAAAACGACAGCGAGATAGAAACCGGAGCCAGAGAATCCATAGGGGAAACAGTGGACTATATATTAAAGTATTTCGATATTGATATTGACACAGAAACGGCAATAGGCGAAAGAGACTGGTAA
- a CDS encoding Na/Pi cotransporter family protein: MLDGNEGAISPQTLMMLLGGLGIFLFGIKFMGEALKNYAGDKMRDLINKYTDTPVKGVLVGTFSTMLIQSSSGTTALTISLVRAGLMDLRQAIGVIMGANIGTTITAFLIGLKIKDYALPIMFVGAIIYMFAQGNKVNSLGQIFFGFGALFFGLDIMSKALEPLAHLPIFAEYMVKLSHNPILGILTGTALTMVVQSSSATIGILQTLYAQHTISFVGAIPVLLGDNIGTTITAVLSALGGATAAKRAATAHVIFNIFGAVVFGIVLFLFQAIIPYEYLVTGVLHLNPEMQLAFTHGLFNFSVTLMLLPFVSLLERTVKKIIPSKKGERETKFNEKLLSEELIVQSPVLATEQASKTLLALANLVVEMLEETNEYIKTKNQENAKTVFSIETAVNSIDKKLHNFCIKLSGAVLSNEDTKKLNVIMYSLRDYERIADLAQNTVIKMQNIYSTKEKITDEAVGEIVKMLDVCYLAVKDTINMFLQRDLKFGASVNEKEEYIDKLERKAIKNHMNRTREGKCVGSAAVIYVDIISDIERIGDHAVNIVEHYTYKDLVLTPEEENLDLSKFIVE; the protein is encoded by the coding sequence ATGCTGGATGGAAACGAAGGGGCAATCAGCCCGCAGACTCTGATGATGTTATTAGGAGGATTGGGTATTTTTTTATTTGGAATTAAATTTATGGGCGAAGCACTAAAGAATTACGCCGGGGATAAAATGAGAGACCTGATAAATAAATACACTGATACGCCGGTGAAAGGTGTTTTGGTAGGAACGTTTTCAACAATGCTGATACAAAGCAGTTCAGGAACTACCGCACTTACGATATCGCTGGTAAGAGCAGGACTAATGGATCTGCGGCAGGCCATAGGGGTAATAATGGGAGCCAATATAGGAACAACAATAACGGCATTTTTAATAGGATTGAAAATAAAGGATTACGCATTACCCATAATGTTTGTTGGTGCGATAATATATATGTTTGCACAGGGGAATAAAGTAAACTCCCTGGGGCAGATTTTCTTCGGATTCGGTGCTTTGTTTTTCGGACTTGATATAATGAGTAAAGCTCTGGAACCATTGGCACACTTACCAATATTTGCAGAATATATGGTAAAATTATCACACAATCCAATATTAGGGATATTAACAGGAACAGCACTTACAATGGTAGTACAGTCTTCATCTGCTACTATAGGGATACTGCAGACTCTTTATGCACAGCATACTATATCATTTGTCGGTGCGATACCGGTACTTCTGGGAGACAATATAGGGACAACGATAACAGCGGTTTTATCTGCACTGGGCGGAGCTACAGCAGCAAAAAGAGCAGCAACTGCACACGTAATATTTAATATATTCGGTGCTGTAGTATTTGGTATTGTATTATTCCTGTTTCAGGCTATTATACCGTATGAATATCTGGTGACAGGTGTACTTCATCTGAATCCCGAAATGCAGCTGGCATTTACACACGGATTATTTAACTTTTCCGTGACATTAATGCTGCTTCCGTTTGTATCGTTACTGGAAAGAACAGTTAAGAAAATAATACCATCTAAAAAAGGTGAAAGAGAAACTAAATTTAATGAAAAACTGCTAAGTGAGGAATTAATAGTACAGTCACCTGTACTGGCAACAGAACAGGCTTCAAAGACTCTGCTTGCTCTGGCGAACCTCGTGGTGGAAATGCTCGAAGAGACAAATGAATATATAAAAACTAAAAATCAGGAAAATGCAAAAACAGTATTTAGTATAGAAACAGCAGTAAACTCAATAGATAAAAAGCTGCATAACTTCTGTATAAAATTATCAGGTGCGGTTTTATCAAATGAAGATACAAAAAAATTAAACGTAATTATGTATTCGCTTAGAGATTATGAGAGAATAGCTGATCTTGCACAGAATACAGTTATAAAAATGCAGAATATATACAGCACAAAAGAAAAAATAACTGACGAAGCAGTGGGAGAAATAGTGAAAATGCTTGATGTATGTTATCTTGCAGTAAAAGATACCATAAATATGTTTTTACAAAGAGATCTGAAATTCGGTGCTTCTGTTAATGAAAAAGAAGAGTATATAGATAAGCTGGAAAGAAAAGCCATAAAGAACCACATGAACAGAACAAGAGAAGGAAAATGTGTGGGAAGTGCGGCAGTAATATATGTGGATATAATTTCGGATATAGAGAGAATAGGCGATCATGCTGTAAATATAGTAGAACACTATACTTACAAAGATCTTGTACTTACTCCGGAAGAAGAAAATCTGGATTTATCAAAATTTATTGTAGAGTAA
- a CDS encoding O-methyltransferase has protein sequence MIVDFDKASEYTRKLLKINNEKILEIKKYGEENKVPIITEEVLNFMIFSAKTGKAANILEIGTAIGYSGIFLAEISEQNGGKFYTIEIDNERYSKAKKNFEKFSFENVNLILGDALEKISEIDEKFDFIFIDAAKGQYKKFFDLAYPKLSENGIVFIDNIMFKGLVAEAEIPKRYKTIVRKLNEFINYLNDNHNFVLLPFGDGVGLVTK, from the coding sequence ATGATAGTCGATTTTGATAAAGCTTCTGAGTATACCAGAAAATTGCTGAAAATAAATAATGAAAAAATACTTGAGATAAAAAAATACGGGGAAGAAAATAAAGTTCCCATAATAACCGAGGAAGTTTTGAACTTTATGATTTTTTCAGCTAAAACAGGAAAAGCTGCTAATATTTTGGAAATAGGAACTGCTATTGGTTATTCGGGAATATTTTTAGCAGAGATTTCTGAACAAAACGGGGGAAAATTTTATACAATTGAGATAGACAATGAAAGATACAGCAAGGCAAAGAAGAATTTTGAAAAATTTAGTTTTGAAAATGTGAATTTGATTTTAGGTGATGCGCTGGAAAAAATAAGTGAAATAGATGAAAAGTTTGACTTTATTTTTATAGATGCAGCTAAAGGACAATACAAAAAGTTTTTTGATCTCGCATATCCGAAACTATCGGAAAATGGTATTGTATTTATCGATAATATAATGTTCAAAGGATTGGTAGCAGAAGCAGAGATACCGAAAAGATACAAAACAATAGTAAGAAAATTAAATGAATTCATTAATTATCTGAATGATAATCACAATTTTGTGCTTCTTCCGTTTGGTGACGGGGTAGGACTAGTTACAAAGTAA
- a CDS encoding YcxB family protein — translation MEDIIKIKYRLDFNRLKDTYLLAYGATSEEYLHELDRSIADRMRNIEAEFDNEKVVIKTIDKNEKNTYMYKEIFNIKKEKDCYLFFISKVQFFYFKFSDFSSEDLGKIDDILKNFYEKTQGEVLAVLENYELNEKRVIAASKIIYKSLNIVFLILGIVLTLLHQLIYRSIWISILTIVLYTVFILFFLKFYYKNIGKRIIKSTNKNFLYARILFYEDKIEVIAKRKMGLTEIYYNEFYKIKKTKKGYIFLIQKYSFYFFFYDEFKENELEKLNSALSGYM, via the coding sequence GTGGAAGATATTATAAAAATAAAATACAGACTGGATTTTAACAGGCTGAAAGATACATATTTATTAGCATATGGTGCAACAAGTGAAGAGTATCTGCATGAGCTTGACAGATCAATAGCAGACAGAATGAGGAATATCGAAGCAGAGTTTGATAATGAAAAAGTAGTTATAAAAACTATTGATAAAAATGAGAAAAATACTTATATGTATAAGGAAATTTTTAATATAAAAAAAGAAAAAGACTGTTATTTATTTTTTATAAGTAAAGTTCAGTTTTTTTACTTTAAATTCAGTGATTTTTCTTCTGAAGATCTTGGTAAAATAGATGACATACTAAAAAATTTTTATGAAAAAACTCAGGGAGAAGTTCTTGCAGTACTGGAAAATTATGAGCTTAACGAAAAAAGAGTCATTGCTGCAAGTAAAATTATATATAAAAGTCTGAATATTGTATTTTTGATATTGGGAATTGTTTTAACATTACTCCATCAATTGATATACCGCAGTATTTGGATAAGTATTCTTACAATTGTATTATATACAGTTTTTATATTGTTTTTTCTTAAATTTTATTACAAAAATATAGGGAAAAGGATAATAAAGTCTACCAATAAGAATTTTTTATATGCCAGAATATTATTTTATGAAGATAAGATAGAAGTAATAGCCAAAAGAAAAATGGGACTTACAGAGATTTATTATAATGAATTTTATAAAATAAAAAAGACAAAAAAAGGATATATATTTTTAATTCAAAAATACAGTTTTTATTTCTTTTTTTATGATGAATTCAAAGAGAATGAACTGGAAAAACTTAACAGCGCTTTATCCGGATACATGTAG
- the tgt gene encoding tRNA guanosine(34) transglycosylase Tgt gives MELPVKYTLEKKDGNARAGVIETPHGKIETPVFMPVGTQATVKTMTREELETIGAEIILGNTYHLYLRPGDKLIDDFGGLHKFMNWDRPILTDSGGFQVFSLGDLRKITEEGVHFRSHIDGSKHFLTPEKSIDIQNNLGSDIMMALDECPPGLSTREYLIPSIERTTRWAKRCIEANRNKDRQGLFGIFQGGIYEDLRDKSFNELYEMDEHFSGYAIGGLAVGEPREDMYRILEYMTPRLPENKPRYLMGVGEPVDMLEAVEDGVDMMDCVQPTRIGRHGTVFTKYGRLVIKNAKYFRDPRPLDEGCDCYVCRNYTRAYIRHLFKAEEMLGQRLTTYHNLYFLIKLMKGARTAILENRLQEYKDNFISDYSAGASHEWIIAKEI, from the coding sequence ATGGAATTACCTGTAAAGTATACTTTAGAGAAAAAAGACGGGAATGCAAGGGCAGGAGTTATAGAAACACCTCACGGCAAAATAGAAACACCTGTTTTTATGCCTGTGGGAACTCAGGCAACTGTAAAAACAATGACAAGAGAAGAACTGGAAACAATAGGAGCGGAAATAATCTTAGGTAATACATATCATTTGTATTTAAGACCGGGAGATAAACTAATAGATGACTTTGGAGGACTGCATAAATTCATGAACTGGGACAGACCAATACTCACAGACAGCGGAGGATTTCAGGTTTTTAGTCTCGGTGATCTGAGAAAGATAACAGAGGAAGGTGTGCATTTCAGATCGCATATTGACGGATCAAAACACTTTCTTACACCGGAAAAGTCAATAGATATACAGAATAATCTGGGGAGCGATATAATGATGGCTCTTGATGAATGTCCTCCCGGGCTTTCTACAAGGGAATATCTGATTCCTTCAATAGAGAGAACTACAAGATGGGCAAAAAGATGTATAGAGGCTAACAGAAATAAAGACAGACAGGGACTTTTCGGGATTTTTCAGGGCGGAATATACGAAGATCTCCGTGACAAGAGTTTTAATGAGCTTTATGAGATGGATGAACACTTTTCGGGATATGCAATAGGGGGACTTGCTGTCGGCGAGCCCAGAGAGGATATGTACAGAATACTTGAATATATGACTCCGAGACTTCCTGAAAATAAACCCAGATATTTAATGGGTGTGGGAGAGCCTGTAGATATGCTCGAAGCAGTGGAAGACGGCGTGGATATGATGGACTGCGTACAGCCTACGAGAATAGGAAGACATGGTACAGTTTTTACAAAGTACGGAAGACTTGTAATAAAAAATGCCAAGTATTTCAGGGATCCAAGACCCCTTGATGAGGGCTGTGACTGTTATGTGTGCAGAAATTATACAAGAGCATATATAAGACACTTATTTAAAGCAGAAGAAATGCTCGGTCAGAGACTGACTACATATCATAATCTTTATTTTCTGATAAAGCTTATGAAAGGAGCAAGAACTGCAATTCTTGAAAATCGTTTGCAGGAATATAAGGATAATTTTATTTCGGATTATTCTGCGGGTGCATCACATGAATGGATAATCGCTAAGGAGATATAA
- a CDS encoding bifunctional (p)ppGpp synthetase/guanosine-3',5'-bis(diphosphate) 3'-pyrophosphohydrolase translates to MGIKEKFAKLEEKIKENNLDVDVDKIENAFVLAYESHVGQKRKSGEDYILHPIEVAEILVDLRLDTDTIVAGILHDVVEDTLITIPDIEYNFGKEVARLVDGVTKLRNLPRTDSSKRIENIRKMVVAMSEDIRVVLIKLADRLHNMRTLKYMKPEKQIEKAKESLEIYAPIAHRIGMAKIKWELEDISFRYLYPEKYKEISTLVKTKRKEREKYTNEVIEKISGELKKFNIQGEVTGRPKHLYSIYKKMVEKQKNFNDLHDLIAIRILVNKEVECYNVLGIIHSLYTPVAGRFKDYIAVPKSNGYQSIHTTIEGPDKQNIEVQIRTYAMHMIAEEGVAAHWKYKEKKSKSKDENYYAAVKKIIAGNENVDSFVKEVTDNVLNETIFVFTPKGDVVELQNAATPLDFAFHIHTQIGYKTIGAKVNDKIVPLDYELKNGDKIEILTSKNSKGPGKDWINMVKANSSKVKIRKWFKDKEFEERTKDGELLLERELEKINLKFKDIEEDEKLFLYMKKYNINDTKSLFYKFATGELSLEGFTNRFEVKKELNEKQVLEEETLKGNKRKEKSTGGIRISGTDNTMYKFAKCCTPLPGDEIQGFVTKVRGIVIHRKDCKNLHNLLKNDPDRAIDVEWDVDEIGKSTSKYEFVFTAKALNRPNILMDIIKVLNDFKMDLINVNTTVTKENGIEYSLMKFDIMIKKRDDFDRLANNLKSMKDIVDIIR, encoded by the coding sequence ATGGGAATAAAAGAGAAATTTGCGAAACTGGAAGAAAAGATTAAAGAAAATAATCTGGATGTAGATGTAGACAAAATTGAAAATGCCTTTGTGCTGGCATATGAATCACATGTGGGACAGAAGAGAAAAAGCGGGGAAGATTATATCCTGCATCCTATTGAAGTAGCAGAAATTCTGGTAGATCTGAGACTTGATACCGACACTATAGTGGCGGGAATTTTGCATGATGTGGTAGAAGATACGCTGATTACAATTCCGGATATAGAATATAATTTTGGAAAAGAAGTGGCAAGACTGGTGGACGGAGTGACAAAATTACGTAATCTTCCCAGAACAGACAGCAGCAAAAGAATAGAAAATATAAGAAAAATGGTAGTAGCCATGTCGGAAGATATCAGAGTGGTACTAATAAAGCTTGCTGACAGACTTCATAATATGAGAACCCTTAAATATATGAAACCGGAAAAGCAGATAGAAAAGGCGAAAGAATCGCTGGAAATATATGCACCTATAGCACACAGAATAGGGATGGCAAAGATAAAATGGGAACTTGAAGATATAAGTTTCAGATATCTTTATCCGGAGAAATATAAAGAAATAAGCACTCTGGTAAAAACAAAGAGGAAAGAACGTGAAAAATACACTAATGAAGTAATAGAGAAAATATCCGGCGAACTGAAAAAATTTAATATTCAGGGAGAAGTTACAGGGAGACCGAAACATCTTTACAGTATATATAAAAAAATGGTGGAGAAACAGAAAAATTTTAATGATCTTCATGATCTTATTGCAATCAGAATTCTCGTTAATAAGGAAGTGGAGTGCTATAACGTTCTCGGGATAATACACAGTCTGTATACACCTGTAGCAGGTCGTTTTAAGGACTATATAGCCGTTCCGAAGTCGAATGGCTACCAATCTATACATACGACTATAGAAGGGCCTGACAAACAGAATATAGAGGTGCAGATAAGAACTTATGCTATGCATATGATAGCAGAAGAAGGAGTCGCTGCACACTGGAAATACAAAGAGAAAAAGAGTAAGAGCAAAGATGAGAATTATTACGCAGCTGTAAAGAAAATAATAGCCGGTAATGAGAATGTAGACAGTTTTGTAAAAGAAGTAACTGATAATGTATTAAACGAGACAATATTTGTATTTACTCCGAAAGGTGACGTAGTGGAGCTGCAAAATGCGGCAACACCGTTAGATTTCGCTTTTCATATACATACACAGATCGGATATAAAACAATAGGAGCCAAGGTAAATGATAAAATCGTGCCTTTGGATTATGAGCTGAAAAACGGAGATAAGATAGAGATACTTACCTCAAAAAACAGCAAGGGTCCGGGAAAAGACTGGATAAACATGGTAAAGGCAAACAGCTCCAAAGTAAAAATCAGAAAATGGTTCAAGGATAAGGAATTCGAGGAAAGAACAAAAGACGGGGAACTGCTTCTTGAACGTGAACTGGAAAAAATAAATCTCAAATTTAAAGATATAGAGGAAGATGAAAAACTTTTTCTATATATGAAAAAATATAATATTAATGATACAAAATCTTTATTTTATAAATTTGCAACAGGGGAGCTTTCTCTGGAAGGATTCACAAACAGATTTGAAGTAAAGAAAGAGCTTAACGAGAAACAGGTTCTTGAGGAAGAAACTCTGAAAGGAAACAAAAGAAAGGAAAAAAGTACAGGCGGTATTAGAATAAGCGGGACTGACAACACAATGTATAAGTTCGCAAAATGCTGTACTCCGCTTCCGGGAGATGAAATACAAGGCTTTGTAACAAAGGTAAGAGGGATAGTAATCCACAGAAAAGACTGCAAAAATCTTCATAATCTTTTGAAAAATGATCCGGACAGAGCAATTGACGTGGAATGGGATGTAGATGAAATAGGAAAATCCACATCAAAGTATGAATTCGTATTTACGGCAAAGGCATTGAACAGACCAAATATTCTTATGGATATAATAAAAGTGCTTAATGACTTTAAAATGGATCTGATAAATGTGAATACCACTGTAACAAAGGAAAACGGCATAGAATATTCACTTATGAAATTTGATATTATGATAAAAAAACGTGATGACTTTGACAGACTGGCGAATAACCTAAAGTCAATGAAAGACATCGTTGATATAATAAGATAA
- a CDS encoding adenine phosphoribosyltransferase, producing the protein MEKLEMKRLKELIRTIPDFPEKGVMFRDITTALKDKEGLHAIIKDFSDRYTDKGIDYVLGADARGFIFGAAIAYNIGAGFVPARKIGKLPGETARVEYDLEYGTNTIEVHKDAFGDGANVLIVDDLLATGGTAAAMVKLVEILGAKVYELAFLIELDDLNGRNLLDGHSVYSILKY; encoded by the coding sequence ATGGAAAAATTAGAAATGAAAAGATTAAAGGAATTAATAAGAACTATACCGGATTTTCCCGAAAAAGGAGTAATGTTTCGAGATATAACTACGGCTCTTAAAGATAAAGAAGGGCTTCATGCTATAATTAAAGATTTTTCAGATAGATACACAGATAAAGGAATAGACTATGTACTTGGTGCAGATGCAAGAGGATTTATTTTCGGTGCGGCCATTGCATATAATATTGGTGCGGGATTCGTACCTGCGAGAAAAATTGGAAAATTACCCGGAGAAACTGCACGGGTGGAATACGATCTTGAATATGGAACAAATACAATAGAAGTTCATAAGGATGCCTTTGGAGATGGTGCCAACGTACTTATAGTAGATGATTTATTAGCTACAGGAGGTACTGCGGCAGCTATGGTAAAGCTGGTGGAAATACTCGGGGCAAAAGTATATGAGCTGGCTTTCTTAATTGAATTAGACGATTTAAATGGTAGAAATTTATTAGATGGTCATAGTGTTTATTCTATCTTAAAATACTAA